The genomic window ATCCTTGCCGCTGCCTCACCTGATTGAATCGAATCTGGCGGTGGGGAGAGAACCCTGCGAGCCTATCCGACTGGTGTTCACGGACTTTCGAAGAATTCCAGGACGCAAGGCTGTTTCTATCCATCCGGCGGTAAGCCAGATGCCTTCCAAACGAAAGGAGCTCAGGCCATGCAGAAAATCACAGCGCGGGGAGTTGCCGGCGCCCTACTCCTCGGTGCGGCGTTATGCGCTCTCCCGGCATTGGCGCAAAGCGGAACAACACCGCACGGACCGATTCTGGTGCCCGACAGCACGATCGAGCATCCCCGCGACATCGGTCGCCGCGCGCACACGAACCATCTGATCAACGTCGCGCGCAAACCCGGCGGAGCTACTGAACCCACCGGTGAAACGCCGTCGTCCATCCGCTCCGTCTACGAACTGTCTTCCAACGTGACGGCCGGCGGCTCGAACGTCATCGTGATCGTGGACGCGTTCCACTATCCGACCGCGGAAAACGATCTCGCGGTGTTCTCGGAGGAGTTCGGCCTTCCCGCCTGCACGAAAGACAACGGCTGTTTCACGCAGGTGTACGCGAGCGGCACGAAGCCGCGCACGAACTGCGGGTGGGCGCAGGAGGCGGCCCTCGACATCGAGTGGGCGCATGCGATGGCGCCGAACGCGAGGATCGTCCTCGTCGAAGCCGACAGCAACAGCTTCGACGATCTCTTCGACGCCGTCGACGTCGCGAGCGAGCTCGCCGCCGACCCCGTCGGCGAGGTCTCGATGAGCTGGGGCGGAAGCGAATTCTGGTACGAGTCGGACTACGATTCGCTCTTCACGACGGACGGCGTCGTCTATTTCGCCGCCAGCGGCGACCGGGGAGGCGCCAACATCTATCCGAGCGTGTCCCCGAACGTCGTCTCCGCCGGCGGAACGCGGATCAACCGGGACGCCGACGGCAATTTCACGAGCGAGACGGGATGGAGCGGCAGCGGCGGCGGGCCGAGCCGGTACGAGCCGCGTCCCGAGTTTCAGGACGTCGTCTCGGACATCGTCGGGGACCATCGCGGCGCTCCCGACTTCTCCTTCGATTCAGATCCCGCGAGCGGGGTTTCCGTGTACGACAGCACTCCCTGCCAGGGGCTCTCCGGTTGGCTCGTCTTCGGAGGCACGAGCGTGGCGTCGCCCGCGCTCGCCGGG from Thermoanaerobaculia bacterium includes these protein-coding regions:
- a CDS encoding S53 family peptidase translates to MPDSTIEHPRDIGRRAHTNHLINVARKPGGATEPTGETPSSIRSVYELSSNVTAGGSNVIVIVDAFHYPTAENDLAVFSEEFGLPACTKDNGCFTQVYASGTKPRTNCGWAQEAALDIEWAHAMAPNARIVLVEADSNSFDDLFDAVDVASELAADPVGEVSMSWGGSEFWYESDYDSLFTTDGVVYFAASGDRGGANIYPSVSPNVVSAGGTRINRDADGNFTSETGWSGSGGGPSRYEPRPEFQDVVSDIVGDHRGAPDFSFDSDPASGVSVYDSTPCQGLSGWLVFGGTSVASPALAGIVNSAGHFLDSSATELSTIYGNLGDSDSFRDITSGRAGRFRCATGWDFVTGVGSDQGLDGK